The Doryrhamphus excisus isolate RoL2022-K1 chromosome 1, RoL_Dexc_1.0, whole genome shotgun sequence genome includes a window with the following:
- the en2b gene encoding homeobox protein engrailed-2b: MEVQRRPDEAGEESNRAILPLLQPPGNQQSHRITNFYIDDILRPDFGRKRKGVPPVREGGDARTDEPKPDNQDLQANDFSDPSDEKHSDGRKSDLIGGDVAETIRGEERGPPAGAAPDAGRQMLWPAWVYCTRYSDRPSSGPRSRKPKTTRTPTKDDKRPRTAFTAEQLHRLRNEFQSNRYLTEQRRKNLARDLGLNESQIKIWFQNKRAKIKKATVDKNSLAAQLMAQGLYNHATKDAKSDSDN, translated from the exons ATGGAGGTTCAACGACGGCCAGACGAAGCTGGCGAAGAGTCCAACCGGGCCATCCTGCCTCTTTTGCAGCCACCTGGCAACCAGCAGTCCCACCGGATCACCAACTTCTACATTGACGACATTTTAAGACCGGATTTCGGCCGGAAGAGAAAAGGTGTGCCTCCGGTCCGGGAGGGGGGCGACGCCAGAACAGACGAACCCAAGCCCGATAACCAAGATTTACAAGCGAATGATTTTTCGGACCCGTCCGATGAGAAGCATTCTGACGGCCGGAAAAGTGACCTGATCGGCGGCGACGTGGCGGAGACGATCCGGGGAGAGGAGCGTGGGCCCCCGGCCGGCGCTGCACCTGACGCCGGCAGACAGATGCTCTGGCCGGCCTGGGTTTATTGTACTCGCTACTCGGACCGCCCGTCCTCAG GGCCCAGATCCCGTAAACCCAAAACGACTCGGACTCCGACGAAAGACGACAAGCGGCCCCGGACGGCCTTCACCGCGGAGCAACTCCATAGACTCCGAAACGAGTTCCAGAGCAACCGGTACCTGACCGAGCAGCGCAGGAAAAACCTGGCCCGGGATCTCGGCCTCAACGAATCTCAGATTAAAATTTGGTTCCAgaacaaaagagcaaaaatcAAGAAGGCTACCGTGGATAAAAACTCGCTGGCGGCGCAACTGATGGCGCAAGGACTCTACAACCACGCAACCAAGGACGCAAAGTCAGACAGtgacaattaa